A window from Kluyveromyces lactis strain NRRL Y-1140 chromosome E complete sequence encodes these proteins:
- the SEC17 gene encoding alpha-soluble NSF attachment protein SEC17 (highly similar to uniprot|P32602 Saccharomyces cerevisiae YBL050W SEC17), translating into MSDVKEIIAKAEKKAKPSSGFFSFLSGSDSYRYEEAADLYIEAANLYRLRKELDQAGDTFLRAAECQIQASNEDEAGNTYIEAYKCFKTGSSPAQAAESLAKSIDIFTRRGQFRRGANFKFELAELQEQQLQDYPSAIANYETAGDWYLQDQAIALSNKSYIKCADLKALNGDYLEATEILKKVVENSLGNKLSQWSLKEYLLKIGLCYLAAGDVVAADKSLNESQSLDPSFSQSREFELLSNVIEAVREGDTEKLSQKIYEYDRFNKLDHWKTTILLKVKNTIVEADDDLL; encoded by the exons atgTCGGATgttaaagaaattataGCTAAG GCCGAAAAGAAGGCTAAACCATCATCAGgatttttcagtttcctTAGCGGTTCAGACTCTTACCGTTACGAAGAAGCAGCAGATCTTTATATCGAGGCTGCAAACCTCTATAGGCTAAGAAAGGAGTTGGATCAAGCGGGTGATACTTTCTTGAGGGCAGCAGAGTGTCAAATACAGGCTTctaatgaagatgaagcagGAAATACGTATATCGAAGCCTACAAGTGTTTCAAGACAGGATCTTCTCCAGCACAAGCTGCTGAGTCCTTAGCCAAGTCGATAGATATTTTCACAAGAAGAGGTCAGTTTAGAAGAGGTGCCAACTTCAAATTCGAATTGGCTGAATTACAAGAACAGCAATTACAGGATTACCCAAGTGCCATTGCCAATTATGAAACAGCTGGTGATTGGTATTTGCAAGACCAAGCTATTGCTCTCTCGAATAAATCCTACATTAAATGCGCCGAtttgaaagctttgaaCGGTGATTATTTGGAAGCTACCGAGATCTTAAAGAAAGTCGTTGAAAATTCATTGGGGAATAAATTAAGCCAGTGGTCGCTCAAAGAGTACTTATTGAAGATTGGCCTATGTTACCTTGCTGCTGGTGATGTTGTAGCTGCAGATAAAAGTTTGAACGAATCACAATCGTTGGATCCATCATTCTCTCAATCAAGGGAGTTTGAGTTACTATCAAACGTAATTGAAGCTGTAAGGGAAGGTGatactgaaaaattatCGCAAAAGATCTACGAATATGATAGGTTCAATAAGTTAGACCATTGGAAAACAACTATACTCTTGAAGGTGAAAAATACAATCGTCGAGGCGGATGACGATCTACTATAA
- the RPL43B gene encoding 60S ribosomal protein eL43 (highly similar to uniprot|P49631 Saccharomyces cerevisiae YJR094W-A RPL43B Protein component of the large (60S) ribosomal subunit and highly similar to uniprot|P49631 Saccharomyces cerevisiae YPR043W RPL43A Protein component of the large (60S) ribosomal subunit): protein MAKRTKKVGITGKYGVRYGSSLRRQVKKLEVQQHATYNCSFCGKTCVKRGAAGVWSCSSCNRTIAGGAYTLSTAAAATVRSTIRRLRDMAEA from the exons at GGCTAAAAGAACTAAGAAGGTTGGTATCACTGGTAAGTACGGTGTCCGTTACGGTTCCTCTTTGAGAAGACAAGTTAAGAAGTTGGAAGTTCAACAACACGCCACTTATAACTGTTCTTTCTGTGGTAAGACTTGTGTTAAGAGAGGTGCTGCTGGTGTCTggtcttgttcttcttgtaaCAGAACCATCGCTGGTGGTGCTTACACTTTGTCTACCGCCGCTGCCGCTACCGTCAGATCTACCATCAGAAGATTGAGAGACATGGCTGAAGCTTAA